One part of the Tindallia californiensis genome encodes these proteins:
- a CDS encoding DNA alkylation repair protein yields the protein MSFEKVIIHGSDKMVGGEGMGEEKTITQHVGVDLAELLADKILGVYENFPRQAYVNAVNEKCGHLSYSKRIELHAEELYNALPKDYETAIRILVSILGEENEKETGMFSEFYWILPIGKYVEKYGLDHFDLSLKAIEEITKRNTGEYAIRPFIRKEPDRLIKTMTEWATSENFHLRRLASEGLRPKLPWATKLDTFIDNPQPVFTILELLKEDQVMFVKKSVANHLTDWLKVNKEPTAKLIKQWRKSEDKHTKWIIKRATRKIAI from the coding sequence ATGAGTTTTGAGAAAGTCATTATACATGGAAGTGATAAAATGGTAGGAGGGGAAGGAATGGGTGAAGAGAAAACCATTACCCAGCATGTTGGTGTGGATTTAGCAGAACTATTGGCGGATAAAATTCTTGGTGTTTATGAAAATTTTCCTAGGCAAGCTTACGTCAATGCTGTTAATGAAAAATGTGGGCATTTAAGTTACTCGAAACGTATTGAGCTGCATGCAGAAGAACTGTACAATGCACTGCCAAAAGACTATGAAACGGCAATTCGCATTCTTGTTTCCATTTTAGGGGAAGAAAATGAAAAGGAAACCGGTATGTTTTCTGAATTTTACTGGATACTACCGATTGGAAAATACGTCGAAAAGTATGGTTTGGATCATTTTGATCTTTCTCTGAAGGCCATCGAAGAAATTACAAAACGAAATACCGGTGAATATGCTATCAGACCTTTTATCAGAAAGGAGCCGGATCGATTAATAAAAACAATGACAGAATGGGCAACGTCAGAAAACTTTCATTTAAGAAGATTAGCAAGCGAAGGGTTGCGACCAAAACTTCCCTGGGCCACCAAACTGGATACTTTTATTGATAATCCACAACCGGTATTTACTATCTTGGAACTGCTAAAAGAAGATCAGGTGATGTTTGTTAAAAAGTCGGTGGCAAACCATTTGACGGATTGGCTTAAGGTCAATAAAGAGCCGACAGCGAAACTGATAAAACAATGGCGTAAGTCAGAGGATAAACATACAAAGTGGATCATCAAGAGGGCTACCAGAAAAATAGCTATTTGA